The Skermanella pratensis genome has a window encoding:
- a CDS encoding type II toxin-antitoxin system Phd/YefM family antitoxin: MSRTVSAADANRQFSTILGQAAEGETVIITRRGAPIAQLVPYRQGPENKSHAPAWDRLLATLEEGVHLGEGQFDRDSLYDR, encoded by the coding sequence ATGTCCCGCACCGTGTCCGCCGCCGATGCAAACCGGCAGTTCTCCACGATCCTTGGCCAGGCTGCCGAAGGCGAGACCGTGATCATAACCCGACGCGGCGCTCCCATCGCGCAACTCGTGCCTTATCGGCAAGGCCCTGAAAACAAGTCGCACGCCCCAGCTTGGGATCGCCTGTTGGCAACCCTGGAGGAAGGGGTTCATCTTGGTGAAGGGCAGTTCGACCGAGACTCCCTGTACGATCGATAA
- a CDS encoding PIN domain-containing protein gives MRFTLDTNILVYAVQLEAGDRHRQAIDLVRRIRGRDCVLTLQSLGELFRTLTSSKLRIEPAHATAIVQQWRDTLPVVAADDICLTDAMDAVVHHGWSFWDAMMWATAKRHGCRLLLSEDGQTGRTLGGVTILNPFAAGSQPLLDTALGGSAYQ, from the coding sequence GTGCGGTTTACCCTGGACACGAACATCCTTGTCTACGCCGTTCAATTGGAAGCCGGAGACCGCCATCGGCAGGCCATAGATCTTGTCCGCCGCATCCGCGGCCGTGATTGCGTGCTGACCCTTCAATCTCTCGGCGAATTGTTCCGAACCCTCACCAGCTCAAAGCTTCGGATCGAGCCGGCCCACGCCACCGCCATCGTCCAACAATGGCGCGACACGCTGCCCGTGGTCGCCGCGGACGACATTTGCCTGACGGATGCGATGGATGCGGTCGTTCATCATGGATGGTCCTTCTGGGACGCCATGATGTGGGCGACGGCGAAGCGTCACGGCTGCCGTCTGCTGCTGTCGGAGGATGGGCAGACGGGACGGACGCTTGGCGGCGTGACCATCCTGAACCCGTTTGCCGCCGGTTCCCAGCCGTTGCTGGATACCGCGCTCGGTGGCTCGGCATATCAATGA